Genomic DNA from Enoplosus armatus isolate fEnoArm2 chromosome 7, fEnoArm2.hap1, whole genome shotgun sequence:
AGGACTAGGCCAGGCCAAAATCTGTAAATCTGTGCCTTCACAGTCCAGTTgagttgtgtgtttacatactgAGCTTGATTTCCTTGTGTCTCtctcaacagctgctgatgGACAAGCGAGTGGGTCTGAAGAGGTATGAGCTGAATGGCAGAAAAGTGTTGTTCTACTTTGACGAGGTAAGTTTAATCCAAATTCCTCCTTGTTGTGTCCATCAGGGCTCTGCTCATGCCAAagagtactgtatgtgtggtgaTGGTGGATGAGGAGAGGGTTACTCACCAGTGTTTGCACAGGGTTGGGGagaattttgtgtgtgtttgtaaaagtgTGTCAGAgtgcatatttttatttccctAATTTCGCATGTTTTATGggtgtttttgtacatatttctcctgtgtttgtcttcttAGATCCCCAGTCAGTGTATGACGTGTGTGGCCTTCCAAGCTGTCAGGGAATACATTGTGGGCAAGACAGCGCCTGTTCCGGTCAAGATCTATGACTACTACGAACCAGGTGTGCCTCTGATGAATATTTTTAGTGCTGCTCTTTAAAGAGTTACTGAGCAGGAAAACCGTCTAACTCACCGTGATTTATGTAGTGGCTTCTTTTTTGTGGAAATGGGAATCTTTTTTAAGTTTATGACCTAGTTATGGTGAGCGtcatcattgttttgtgtgtgtgggtgtgtgaacGTGCCGGTGTGGGTCTGTGCTTGTCATGCAGCCTTCGAGGCCACCCGTTTCTACAACGTTAGCGAGAGCAGTCCGCTAGCACGGGAGCTGTGTGATGGACCCACTTGCAATGAGGTGGAAAGTTCAACCAATCAGTGGATAGGTGAGACTTATGCTACGCCCCTTAATGATTCACAGACACCCCACTTCCATCAGTCTCTTAAAAACacgtttttctctctgcaggttttgTGCAGGCGAACCAGTGCAACAATGTGTTTGGCtgtctggaggaggagcagttTGAGCGTTGCACGTGCTACAGGGACTGCGGTTACGATGGGGAGCCAGTTTGTGGGTCAGACGGGCAGCTCTACCAGAACCAGTGTCAGATGGAGGTGTTTGCCTGTCGAAATGGGACACGCATCAAGCAGGTTCCGCTGTCCCAGTGTCCTCAGAGTAAGAGCTCTTTCATCGCACATCACCTGGATAGACCATAATTCACTCATACTACTGCTTGCACTACTATAATCTGGTTCCAGACCCCTGAATCTCAGATTTGTTCAACAATTCAAATATTTCTGCCAGTTTAATGAGCAGGATTAAGAGAGGGTGGCGTCCACATACAGAAACtcttaaatcaacatatttctttgaTCAATGTGAAAAACGTTAACTTCTCCTAGCAACCATTCCGGGCCAACTGAAAATGATATACATCATGATACATCACTCGCTACCCACTGATTGCTTAGGGCAACATGAACAGCGTGTcgggctgaatgaatgaaaaaggcAAATTCAGCCTGATTATCACGCTAATGCTACGACATATCTTGCTTTGTGCATCCACCCTTAATTCAGTGAAATTTTGAGGATTATGTCTAGAGCAGGAAATAGCTGCTCGAGTCAAGCTAATATCAACTGTATACTGTTTGTTTATACAATAGGTGGGCTGTAagtcagagacactgacagaccTTTTCCTCCCTTTAGAGGAAACAAGTGTCTGTACGAGTGTGTGTTCTCAGGAACTCTTGAGACCTTGTGTATTTTATCGGATACAGTCAGTTGGCTTTGCTGTAActcagtgtgagtgtgatgtCCAttgtgcatgcatctgtgtgtgtgtccatgctcctctgtgtgtgccGTGATCTGAGCTGGAGAAACAGCTGTTCAGGTGTTGAGCTGATTACTGGATGAGTTTTCTGAGGAGAGCTACCCGCCGTgccccccctacacacacacacacacacacacacacacacaccctctctcgctctctgctgTATTACAGGGCTCTCTCCAAATGACAGAGTGCTTTTGTCCAGCCCTTTGAAATCCTTGTCACATTCCTTTCCGACGCAAAGCCCAACAACAAAGGAGCCTTCATGTTGTGGAGCAGATTGGGAAAAGGCATAGACAAAACTTTGGTGGGAAAAGACCTCAGTTTGTGCCAAGTGGTTCATGCTGTAGATTATCAAACGAATCGTATTTTTGTTTCGAGCTCCCtgaccttgtttgtttgtgtatggtTGTACGGGGGAGATTCATGCCACCATTTCCCtgttttgaaaaggaaaaagatacAATTTGTTTCCACACACGGCCCCTCTGGCCATGGTTTGGCCCCTGCTATTTTTGGAAAGATTTTAATGCAGGCCTCTGTTGAGACTGAGTGTACATCATTGTTTTGCCAAGAAGTGTTGCTCAGTGGGGTGGATAATGCTTCTGGGCAGTATTTAGATTATGCAACACTGAAACTCTGTTGAATTCATTACTAGCTTTTTTAGGTGGTGTGGCAGCCACATAAATGTGAAtctaacgtgtgtgtgtatttatgtgtttgtatttccaGTGGAGACCACGGTGGAGGACAGGCAACCAATAGCAAGCCAGGAAACTGAGCAGCCCTCAGTGCCTGTACACACAGGTAACTTCATCTACCACACCTTTCCTTACTCATACACACCTCTGCATCACCTCTCATCTCCCTCATACAcccagcagcagaggcagtactactaaccctaaccctaaccctaaccccactATATATGTTCTGCCTACAGTAGCTTTATGTCTTCACTTGACATTTGTCTTGATTGTGCACATACTCTAAGAGTCAGCAGCATGTTACATCTGCTGTCTGAATGCTACAGCTTTGATTGTTGTAGGAGTGTAGTCTGATACTGTATTCACTATAGGTCaaactggatgtgtgtgtcagctAAATGTAAACGTAGAGAGTTGTGGCACTCATGTCATGTGTCATTTTCATATAGCATTTTTAGTAAATGTAGTAATGTTGGGAACAGGAGTTCACAAgggcaggaagaagaaagagtgagagacaaagagatgaaagggtgtgtggggggtgtACAACTGATAaaagaaaggggagaaagaTAGTCAAAGAGGGATGAGTGGCAGacaagatgaaagaaagagcagggtggaaagaaagaaaggatgagAAGAGGAAAGTAGATACGTAGGCGGGGTGTGTGGCAGCACATTCCCCTGCCACCACATCATGTCTACAATCAGTGTGATAAATAGGTGGATAGGTTTCACACTGCAGGCTTGATTGTTGCTCTGCCATGAACTTAGATCAGCTGCCACTTCCAGAGAGGCAGCCAGAGAATTCCTGATAGGATGTTTGGCTGCATGCGGAGGGAGGATGTAGCTGTGTTACATTTGGCAACGAAAACATAAAAAGGCACTGCAGTCATTCACAAATTGCAGAagtgtgcatactgtatatgcatgcTGTGTGCGCATGGACTGCATGTGGTAATATGTGAGCTGTTGCTGATATATAACATTAAGGTCTGCCTATGTGAATGTTTGAgttgtgtacaggtgtgtgtgtgtgtgtgtgtgtgtgtgtgtgtgtgtgtgtgtggcacagcCTGCACTGACTTGTTTCCCAGCCTGCAGCTCCCGGTAGCTGCAGCCCACAAAGCTGCTCTCAGTCAAAGGTCCCCTTCGTACAAAAGCTAACGCTTCACACTCACCACAGGAATGCTGttacgcacgcacacacacacacacatatatatatctatatatgcacacacacatacacgtattGCATGCTCACACAGGCaaaccctcccacacacacacacaattacctACAATATGATAACCCTGGGATGATTAGATTGAATAAgtactgtaaaaacactgtcaTTGTAAACCATTAGATTGTTGACGACATGCCTGCTAAGTGCACTGAGAGTGTAATAGGTGAAGGCGGGCTGTGCCAAGGAAATGACAGTTTCCACTGGAACAGTGGAGGAAGCTGAAGCTCTGGAATTAGCTTCCCTGTGCAGACTTGTCTTATTAGTGAACTTGTACCAGaggacaacatacagtataatgaatACACAGACTTGCAGGCTTCATTTGAGATGACATTTTCCTTCATGTGCATGCACTTTAGTCATGTGAGCTTTTAATTTCCCACTTTAAGAATCAAATGTTTACAtattcttttgtgtgtgtgtgtgtgtgtgtgtgtgtgtgtgtgtgtgtgtgtgtgtgtgtgtgtggttagaCCTCACCATAAAGTCCAACGTGTGCCACAAACTTTAGAGATGGAAAATCTGATTGTAGTGGACTCATAGTACATATTGCTCATTTACTAAGATGAACATTTAATAAAGCTATACCTTTTCCCAAAAAGAGTAATTTTGAAGTAGCATGCTATGTGagaatacaacattttaagCAGGGAGTGACCCCTACTGTCTGTGATGGGATATTGCTGCAAGAGCTGCGGATGCACAGGgcattaaaggtgccctgtggagttttctgtttacattcagtgtctCTCACCAAAAAGCATCGTGTGTTTCCCTGAGGtataacaaatgtgttgaatgcatttccttcctcgtAAAACATTTGCAGCCCAGATTTTTCCTAAAAGGTTGAAACCTGCTAGTTTAAATCCATGTTTACtgccttcttcttttctttgcacGTTACCGCCACCTGTTGAACAGTGGAATAGTGTaaaaccattggcaggaatgtgtgtgagatCATGGATCAGCATGCATGTTTGTTCTTGTGCACACGCGCGAGAACagacaaaacagggacccatACAAAACAACACTTGCTCTGAAACGCtgctagtggtcaaaaactccacatggTACCTTTTAAGTCTCCCTGACACCCAGTTCTTTAATCTTCATCAACTGAACCAAGTACTTCTTCATCATATATCAGATATTGTGATCACCCAGTCAATGCCCTGATCTATTAGTTTAATGTGTCTCCACTTCTCCTCCCACCCCCGATCTCTCCAGGTGAAGAGGAGCAGGGGTCCATGGCAGAGGTGTCCTACTACTCCTATGAATACGACCCAGATTCTGAGCCTTTCCTTGCTGATGCAGAGGGAGGGGACCATTTTGACCTTCCTGAAGGTGGGGAGGATGTAGAGCAGAAGGTGCTCCTGCCAGCAGATACCCAGTTACCCACACTGGACACAAAAAACACCCCTGAGCGATGGTATGAGCTGCTCCATCAATGTTTTTATGcgtttcttttagttttttactTTAGTCCTTAGGTTTCTGGCTCTTGGGCATATTTCTAGTGTTGTTTGCCCAGAGCTTAAAGGATAATGCTCTATTTCTATATGTTTCTTACTGTCGATAaaccccatgaaaagaccaaaaccaacaatgcattggTCTGTCTCTCAATCCTTACCCTGTCTGTAGCACTCAGCCACAAGCTCATTCATTCCCCATtcattcaaaagtaaaagttatataCTTTTATTACTTACATTTAGCAAacatcactcaaacaggagtatatagtgcatttgttggggatgattttcacatgcaaatgaatacacatttggtgctccattgagtatttacagctgcagaaagattgactcaaaataaactacagtgctcatcataatgaaggaacagATCACCTAGTGCGTCTCACTGtagtgtttttaatagtttaatggAGTTATAATGGGGCTCTATGGCACAAAGGAATAAGATGTATAGCTGCTTACACAGACAATACCTGTTGGTAGGATcaattgttgctttttttgtcatgggacttgttgacaataagaaaaatatagaatttaGACAGCCATATCCCTAGATGAAgttgtgaaactgaaaatgaattgaagTTTAATCTCCTGTCTAAACACATATATTATTGGGTCAGAGGTAGACTGTCACTTAATAGCATTTATGGGTAGTTTTTGTCTCTGGAAataatgttaaagaaaaaagtgaCGTGTCTGAGATGATCTTATAATGAAAGTGTGTCCTGTGTTTCCTTGTCGCCCACAGAAACGCTCACAGAGTGAAGCCATACTCACCTCCAAATTGTACATTATTTGTGAATATGCTAGTGaatggaaaaagaagagagacttGGGACTTGCTCAGCCTGAAAGGAAGAGATGGTGGAGTCTGGAGAATGAGAGTGTGActttgtgtgagagtgtataTCGTTTTTTGAATGGAGTCTGTGTGGATGCATTTATACgcttgtgtgtgcgcgtgtgtgtgtgtgtgtttggttggatGTGATTGTGCATGACTGCTATTAAGCTAGTGTCCTccagacttttatttttcttcctccagaCTCCTAGTCACCAATAGGCACCATAGCGTCTTTGTTATTCACTGTACTGCCTTTATAATCACTAGAAGAAATAATCAAGTATTTATGTTTGTAATTACACCTGActttaaacaaaatattttgttatattttctatCTGTGGTATTTATTTGTAGCTAGAGGtcatattatttttgttttttgttttttttgtcattgccCGCCCATACAGTCTACGTTTTGCCCTTGTGgtttttcaaacaaaagatgtttttttctttcatagcAAGCTTTAACCCAATTATTGATGGAAATCCTGTGCTGGTATCCTGCTGGAAAAAGACATATGCTAACCATATGCTTTACAGAAATATAaactcaaatgtttttcatttgtaagattttttggggggctttttgcctttattatACAGCAcagtagagaaagagagggggattGACATGAAACAAAGGTCTCTGGCCAACTCAACTTTACAGTTACAAGATAGGCGTCTTACCACTAGGATGCACCAGCCCAAATGTTTCTGGATCGTACCAAGACACCAACATCATCTACTCTCAAGTCACCTTTCACCTTACCTACCTTGAGATTTGATTGTACAGTTCATaagctattttgtttttattaaattttgATTCGTGAAGCAATCAACTTAAAAATCAAGAATGAAGTTTTGAATTTCTGTAAATATACcaaatttgattaaatgtagCCCCTATTCATATCAAacattgtgctttttaaaacaaaCGAGAATAAAATTTGTATACAATCcaaggttttggttttgtttacatgctgtGGTTAATAAGCAGACAAGACATGCTCATGTGTCCAGTCATTAATATGGCTGGTTTAAGTCATGGCTTCTGCACTTCGCTAccacacttcctgcttcctgcttcAGCTTGTGCAGTGACACTTTGTACAACTCTAGGAAAGAAATACCTTGACCCTTGTTAATTTTTAGAACAATACGTTCTCTGCAGATGCAGCATAGTAAGTGTACCTGCTCCACTagcagaggagctgcagtgCGGTTGTTTATGAAAGCTGTGTTGCTCCATTTCCTTTGAAAGGCTAGTTAAGCCTGGAGATAATTTCCTGTCAGCAGTGAGCTGTATTACAACCCTGCTGCTTCAGAGGGCCCTCTTCTTTGACTCTCTGACCCCTGGCATGCTTCAGTGTTGGAGACAGAAAGCATGTACACGCACTGTATGCATCTCTAAGTTTGGATGTGCaccatatgtgtttgtgtaactgcTAACAACAGATTCTAGTAACCAGAGCAGCGGCTGGGGGAGAGTAAGCGCCTGTTAAAGtttaatgtttgctttctgCACATGTCACTTGTCGATCTTCTCAGTTACTGCGGCCTCTGGCCGCTCAGGCCTTTTAACGAGTCCTTCAAATCCAAAGAGGGCTAAACTGTAACTGCATCTATGTTATCAGTTTGACCGGAAGTTAAAGATGAGAAACCAGAGGGTTGTATGTTACACTTCAAAATGAAGGTACTCGGCCTGTAACTGCACTGCATTTGAGCCTGCATCTGTGTAACGCAGTATGCAGTGTCATGGCAGTGTTGTGCATGTACTCACATTTCACAGCAGGGAAAATTCTCTCTGCATTCCTACTTTCATAAATGTAAAGAGGTGCGTATGGAGATCTGGTACTGTCAGAAGTTCATAGTTCAAGGTAGAATTGGAGGTAAAAGTTATGGACCTTCACCCTCCCTCTGAGCTCTGAGCAGATGCAGCAGGATTAACCCCTCCAGTCTAGATGAAAAGACTTTGCCCCTGTAGTGACAATAAGCCAGCAGTGCAGGGGACCTGGCTGCAGCAAACTACCCCCACAGCAGTCTCCGTGGCAACCACATGCATGGCTGAAGAGTGATATTGCGTCTCCACACTGCGATGAGcagaaagagtgaaaagagaaaggagggagagggggatcTTGGTTTCATAGTTTGCAGGGGGAGCTAGCATTACATGAGAGTGAATCGGAGTGATGACATTGTTCCTAAGTACCAGCTGAGTGCACCTATACATCTACCTCTGTGGTGGAAGGGCTATTCATCTGTCTGGAGCTTTTGGACAAAGggacaaacaggcagacaggtcTGCTCTGCTGTTGACACTTTGATGTGTATTATACGTCTCAGGTTTCCTGATTGCTTCAGAGGAAATTAGGGATTGATTCTGGATCATCCAGTGTTGTGGGTTTCATAGTCAGCCAGGGCATGGCTGATGCTGGATGCTGGAGAAACAATACTGTGATATCTGAAGAAAGACCACCAAGATGGACATGGATTAAGGAGTGAGGTACTCCTCTGATGACTGAATTTCCAAGTATGCAGCCAGCCTCAGTTTTGTCTGAAAGGGGGAATCACCTGTGGAAAGGTGGTCAATCATTATTTCTTTAGCCTTGTTGTTATGATTGACATGTATGAATATTTCGGTAGCATTGCTACGACTGAAGGATCCCTGAAGCATCCAGCACTTCCACAAAGAGTCAAATGGAGAAAAAATACCCAGTAAttgcaggaagagaaaaaggtAAGCTCATTAATGGAGTTCTTACAAAACGAGTATAAAACTGAACACCCTAAAGGCATCAACATCATTAGCTATGTTCCAGCTGGTCATTTggtatttcatcattttaaagggGGAACACTGACTTGAGCAGAGTAGAGGACTTCTCACTGTGCAGACCTGCCAGGACTCGCTCCTTTCTGTGAAAAATGCTCCCACTTGTGCTGCTTGTGTACATGCCCCTGAACACTTGTATGCTGATGTAATGCTTTGCCCTAGGTTGTGTCTTGATGTGTGCTGCATCCTGCTTGCTGGCTGTTTGTCTGACCCAGTGCACACAACAGACAACAATCAGATGCAGTCTCTAAGCTCATTGGCTGCTAATTATGAGGTctaattatgatgtattataaGGAGCAGAATGATGATGCGGGTCTAATGCAGATAATCAGTAAGTGGTCACAGTTATTCTGAGTTGTGCAAAATTCTGTAAATTAATGGACATTGCATACTTATTACTCACTGACTGATGCTGAAATATACTTACTTGCACATGACCTTACTTTTCTATAGCACACAAAGCTGCAGAGGAAGCTGCTTCCATTAATTACTCTCCCTTATCTGTGATTTGttcactgtaaatgtattttatagcatataaatgtgtatgtgtgtaggctGTCCATCTCTGTGATATCTCCCTTCCCCGTCTCTAGGGCCAGGACCTGGGCGTTATGGGCTTCCTCCCACCATTGGATTTGTTGGCCATGACTTCACCAAGCCAACAAGTCCCGCCTATTCTTTCCATGGCAAGATGAGTGACAATAGTGAGTTCTTCATCTCTTCCATATAGCTACAGAGGAAACGATTATTATTTatggaattgaattgaatctgaTATGGTCTTGGTCAAAGCCATAAATTTTGTCACAACTAAAAGAGATAATTAAGAATAAAACCAGCAAAACAggcacagacagaaacacttcaAAGCATTTTTATATACAATCACTGATGATTTAATCTCCTCAAATACATGTCATGAGCTAAATCGCTGAGTGGTACACGTCCTAAGTGGTGTAATGTCAAATTAGAGCCAGTAGGGGGAGACAACACCTCATAATTCTGTATTTATATCATCTGTTCTAGTCAGTATATTTTAGGACAACGGCATGATCAAACCAAACTGCAGAGCAGACATTATATTGAATTGATCATAAATATTTACTTCCCCTGCAGTGTATTGTGTTGACTCAAGTCCAGGGCCTCAGTATCATGTTGATGCAAAAATCACTCGTTTTGGAAGGGATGGCACGCCTGCATACTCAATGCTGGGCAGAATGAAAGCACAGAGTAAGTTCCTATTCTGCAAATATCTGTTATTGAGTGCACATTTAGTTTTACAGATTAATTTATATGTCGGAATGTTGTAATTTTACACTAAGACCAAGCTAATAGCTCCATTATTATGAAAGGATGAACCCttatacaaaaacatttgtttttgacactACTCCTAGAGATCCAGTGTCAGCTGTTACAACTGAAAATCTGAACCCCACTAAGAACACACTCTAACACATGGTGTTGAGTTGATGCTTTATATTATTCaactgttttctgttcattAGAGGAGCTATTCCAGACACCCGGACCAGGTGCATACAGCCCTGAGAAAGCCCCACCATGCAACCTCCAGCGCAGACCCCCGTCTTACACAATGAGCTCTCGTACACACTACCGGAGCATCGACTCAGTACCTGCTCCTAACAAGTACTGTCTCCCTCCGCTTATGGGCCCTCAAGTCCCAAACAAGCCAGCCAGCGCAAGCTACACAATGTCAGGTAGTTACAGCACAGGGGGGCCATCTGTGGATTTAGCCAAGACGCCAGGGCCATGCAGGTACAACAGTACGGAACCAAGTGTTTATCTACCCCGACAGCCAGCATTTTCCATGCTGGGACGTCACAGCTTACCCAGAGACGCCACCAAGAAACCCGGTCCTGGAAGTTATAATCCAGAGAAAGTGACGATTCACAAGGCTCGGGCACCAGCCTACTCCATGGGCATCAGACACTCAGAGTTTGTTACTCCATTAGTTGTCAATGTTTCTGACTGAACACCATCCATTCCCAAAAGATACAAACACAATTCTGTAATCTGGTAGTTCAAAAAATATTCATGAGAAAACACATGTGAagaagtacattttattttgttctttaagCAACAAAGAACTTGTTGACTCACTGTCAAAATGTATAATATCTAGAAATAATATTAtgtacacaacacaaacataagtTTAAAGAACAGGAATCAAACACAGAAAGCTCTTTTGGGAAAATCGTGGgcttgagaaaaataaaaccctATGCCTGTATGACCACACTAAATAAATCAATCATAACAAAATGGCAtcagaagacatttttaaaaaatgtattaaaatgtacaatattctTTATAAGGTTATCATTCACAGTGGAATCAAGCCGTTTGCCTCTCATTACCTCTAAAAACTGAGGGAGTttgaaaggacaaaaaaaaacacaatacaactAAGGGTTTTCTATACAATACATTGGAATATATGTAGAGATGTATGTAGGAAAGACGTATGGTCCAAAGACAATACAAAATCAGCAAAGATGATAGCAGGCATGTTACAGATGGTTCCCATTTAATCCTTTGGGAGAGGTCTTCTGAAAAGCAGTATGTGTGGCTCTGGAGAGTAAAGCAAAGAAGAGGCATCTGTCAGCATCATCCACAGTACAGTGGTTACACTATACAGTGTACTTTCAGGCACACAGCTGTGGTGCGTGTGCATACAACTTTCATCACAGTCTAATGGCACATGCTAGGAGCCATTTAAGGATATGTTCAGATCTTTTTTCACATCCTCCTTAATACAATGCTCACATGCTTACTGGTCACTGAAttcattcctcctctctatGCTGATCCCTTCATGGCGGTCTACCAGAGATGGCTGACAAAATGCAGCtcttctgtgcaaaaatgcactCTAAAGCTGAGCTTAAGTTaaaatgaggcttcagcagtcagGGGGTATTTTCCAAATTTACAGTCTTACGTACACAAGTCCATCACTGATTTTTCCCTggacagtgtttccttgctgagctgcacTGGAGTGATAGCAACACAAAGGGGAATTTTGTTCTAAAAATATTGTAACTTTGGAAACACCCATTTGATTGATTATTACATAAAGACTATTTTAAGACAATACTTGACTAACTGTGAACGTATACTTTAAGCCCACAGTTAATTAATTACCTGGTTTGTGGATCATGTAGTGAATCCAGCCCTGGCTCTGTTGCACCCCCAGTCCCCTCCATTCATCTTCTGTCATCAGGTGGGAGGAGGGCACCAGTTTAGACAGCTGCTTTGGAAGCACGACATGCCTAttagaagataaataaaactgtcaaggatcaaacatttttatcaaGAGGAGGTCACAATAACTTAACGGTGAGGAAGTAAAATCCAGTTAACTTTAATATAACTTAACGTTGACGCTCGAGGCCTCTTTTTACGATACTAGCAATGTAAGATTtagttggggtttttttttgtacattgcAGTTGCAGTAATTTTATCCCCACAAGGTTCAAACCACATCGATTTTAACATGAACCCTAGCGTTAAAGTGGCAATTAGCATGGCTAGCTGTGTACCAGAGggttgttttgtattatttgctAACCTAGTTATGAAACTTAACGTAACGCTAAGCTAAATGACTTACTTAGTGGCGTTACTGTCTTTTACTAAATCACCAATGTCAAAATTAAGTTGTCAGCAGACGTTGACATTATGTTGAGCCACTTAACTCCAGCTAACCTAACCAATCCCTAATTTGACGTTAAGCTAACTAACGTTACTCGACACAAAATAACGGACTTTTGAAAACAGCGTTACTGTTAGCAAATGCCCAACACGTTAATCATACCTGTACTCAAACTCCTCATCGTTGTACTTGTCAGAATAGTAAATCTGTTTTTTCGACATTTTCAGTTAATGATAGCAGTCGAAGCTGAAGTCCAGAGAGCTGTTTTCGGGTGATGTGAAGTAGCTAAGCTAGCTCACAAACTCACTAGCAATATTTACGAGCGCAACAAGCTACTGTCATCTGCCGCTGTTTTCAGAGGACAATTCAAACACCAACGGTTCCCCGCATTCCCCGGATTGGTCAAAGCAGCAGCACGTGGACGTGCCATCTAGTTAGATCGTCTATATTTAGTAAGATGGTGCACTCGGC
This window encodes:
- the cimap1d gene encoding outer dense fiber protein 3-like protein 2b is translated as MEKKYPVIAGREKGPGPGRYGLPPTIGFVGHDFTKPTSPAYSFHGKMSDNMYCVDSSPGPQYHVDAKITRFGRDGTPAYSMLGRMKAQIEELFQTPGPGAYSPEKAPPCNLQRRPPSYTMSSRTHYRSIDSVPAPNKYCLPPLMGPQVPNKPASASYTMSGSYSTGGPSVDLAKTPGPCRYNSTEPSVYLPRQPAFSMLGRHSLPRDATKKPGPGSYNPEKVTIHKARAPAYSMGIRHSEFVTPLVVNVSD
- the cks2 gene encoding cyclin-dependent kinases regulatory subunit 2, whose product is MSKKQIYYSDKYNDEEFEYRHVVLPKQLSKLVPSSHLMTEDEWRGLGVQQSQGWIHYMIHKPEPHILLFRRPLPKD